A genome region from Panicum virgatum strain AP13 chromosome 4K, P.virgatum_v5, whole genome shotgun sequence includes the following:
- the LOC120703431 gene encoding uncharacterized protein LOC120703431 isoform X5, with protein MDPLNDTRDEQREEKNRKWRESYQQEKVCAASMTDEQREEKNRKWREAYKRKKCHAHKKENMPVDSYTDFALLNRGSENILTPLKTVDKNNERNKKCREAYQKRSVETQNKSIPAERETFTEDHPYSDSPSVNLVKPNFTNGCTDVPPGWKGIGECQLRSSHCSMTTVLSVS; from the exons ATGGATCCTCTGAACGATACTAGAG ATGAGCAAAGGGAGGAGAAGAACAGGAAGTGGCGTGAGTCGTATCAACAGGAAAAAGTCTGTGCTGCCTCGATGACTGATGAGCAAAGGGAGGAGAAGAACAGGAAGTGGCGCGAGGCATATAAGAGGAAGAAGTGTCATGCACACAAGAAGGAAAATATGCCAG TGGATTCATATACAG ATTTTGCTTTGCTCAATCGGGGAAGTGAAAATATTCTGACTCCTCTGAAGACAGTTGACAAAAATaatgaaagaaataaaaagtGCCGTGAAGCTTATCAGAAAAGGAGTGTTGAAACACAGAACAAATCAATTCCTGCAG AAAGAGAGACTTTTACTGAGGACCATCCTTATTCAGATTCGCCCTCGGTAAACTTGGTGAAGCCTAATTTCACCAACGGCTGCACAGATGTCCCACCAG GTTGGAAAGGGATTGGTGAGTGTCAGCTCAGAAGTTCACATTGCAGCATGACCACCGTGTTGAGTGTCAGCTAA
- the LOC120703431 gene encoding uncharacterized protein LOC120703431 isoform X7 has product MDPLNDTRDEQREEKNRKWRESYQQEKVCAASMTDEQREEKNRKWREAYKRKKCHAHKKENMPVDSYTGNPITNASNVCVISAMAEHTSNFALLNRGSENILTPLKTVDKNNERNKKCREAYQKRSVETQNKSIPAERLLLRTILIQIRPR; this is encoded by the exons ATGGATCCTCTGAACGATACTAGAG ATGAGCAAAGGGAGGAGAAGAACAGGAAGTGGCGTGAGTCGTATCAACAGGAAAAAGTCTGTGCTGCCTCGATGACTGATGAGCAAAGGGAGGAGAAGAACAGGAAGTGGCGCGAGGCATATAAGAGGAAGAAGTGTCATGCACACAAGAAGGAAAATATGCCAG TGGATTCATATACAGGTAATCCTATTACTAATGCATCCAACGTATGCGTTATTTCTGCAATGGCTGAGCATACATCAA ATTTTGCTTTGCTCAATCGGGGAAGTGAAAATATTCTGACTCCTCTGAAGACAGTTGACAAAAATaatgaaagaaataaaaagtGCCGTGAAGCTTATCAGAAAAGGAGTGTTGAAACACAGAACAAATCAATTCCTGCAG AGAGACTTTTACTGAGGACCATCCTTATTCAGATTCGCCCTCGGTAA
- the LOC120703431 gene encoding uncharacterized protein LOC120703431 isoform X1, which produces MDPLNDTRDEQREEKNRKWRESYQQEKVCAASMTDEQREEKNRKWREAYKRKKCHAHKKENMPVDSYTGNPITNASNVCVISAMAEHTSNFALLNRGSENILTPLKTVDKNNERNKKCREAYQKRSVETQNKSIPAGLRFRPMFALLFSVDSPSVNLVKPNFTNGCTDVPPGWKGIGECQLRSSHCSMTTVLSVS; this is translated from the exons ATGGATCCTCTGAACGATACTAGAG ATGAGCAAAGGGAGGAGAAGAACAGGAAGTGGCGTGAGTCGTATCAACAGGAAAAAGTCTGTGCTGCCTCGATGACTGATGAGCAAAGGGAGGAGAAGAACAGGAAGTGGCGCGAGGCATATAAGAGGAAGAAGTGTCATGCACACAAGAAGGAAAATATGCCAG TGGATTCATATACAGGTAATCCTATTACTAATGCATCCAACGTATGCGTTATTTCTGCAATGGCTGAGCATACATCAA ATTTTGCTTTGCTCAATCGGGGAAGTGAAAATATTCTGACTCCTCTGAAGACAGTTGACAAAAATaatgaaagaaataaaaagtGCCGTGAAGCTTATCAGAAAAGGAGTGTTGAAACACAGAACAAATCAATTCCTGCAGGTTTGCGTTTTAGACCCATGTTTGCACTACTTTTTTCTGTAG ATTCGCCCTCGGTAAACTTGGTGAAGCCTAATTTCACCAACGGCTGCACAGATGTCCCACCAG GTTGGAAAGGGATTGGTGAGTGTCAGCTCAGAAGTTCACATTGCAGCATGACCACCGTGTTGAGTGTCAGCTAA
- the LOC120703431 gene encoding uncharacterized protein LOC120703431 isoform X6, giving the protein MDPLNDTRDEQREEKNRKWRESYQQEKVCAASMTDEQREEKNRKWREAYKRKKCHAHKKENMPDFALLNRGSENILTPLKTVDKNNERNKKCREAYQKRSVETQNKSIPAGLRFRPMFALLFSVDSPSVNLVKPNFTNGCTDVPPGWKGIGECQLRSSHCSMTTVLSVS; this is encoded by the exons ATGGATCCTCTGAACGATACTAGAG ATGAGCAAAGGGAGGAGAAGAACAGGAAGTGGCGTGAGTCGTATCAACAGGAAAAAGTCTGTGCTGCCTCGATGACTGATGAGCAAAGGGAGGAGAAGAACAGGAAGTGGCGCGAGGCATATAAGAGGAAGAAGTGTCATGCACACAAGAAGGAAAATATGCCAG ATTTTGCTTTGCTCAATCGGGGAAGTGAAAATATTCTGACTCCTCTGAAGACAGTTGACAAAAATaatgaaagaaataaaaagtGCCGTGAAGCTTATCAGAAAAGGAGTGTTGAAACACAGAACAAATCAATTCCTGCAGGTTTGCGTTTTAGACCCATGTTTGCACTACTTTTTTCTGTAG ATTCGCCCTCGGTAAACTTGGTGAAGCCTAATTTCACCAACGGCTGCACAGATGTCCCACCAG GTTGGAAAGGGATTGGTGAGTGTCAGCTCAGAAGTTCACATTGCAGCATGACCACCGTGTTGAGTGTCAGCTAA
- the LOC120703431 gene encoding uncharacterized protein LOC120703431 isoform X3, producing MDPLNDTRDEQREEKNRKWRESYQQEKVCAASMTDEQREEKNRKWREAYKRKKCHAHKKENMPVDSYTGNPITNASNVCVISAMAEHTSNFALLNRGSENILTPLKTVDKNNERNKKCREAYQKRSVETQNKSIPADSPSVNLVKPNFTNGCTDVPPGWKGIGECQLRSSHCSMTTVLSVS from the exons ATGGATCCTCTGAACGATACTAGAG ATGAGCAAAGGGAGGAGAAGAACAGGAAGTGGCGTGAGTCGTATCAACAGGAAAAAGTCTGTGCTGCCTCGATGACTGATGAGCAAAGGGAGGAGAAGAACAGGAAGTGGCGCGAGGCATATAAGAGGAAGAAGTGTCATGCACACAAGAAGGAAAATATGCCAG TGGATTCATATACAGGTAATCCTATTACTAATGCATCCAACGTATGCGTTATTTCTGCAATGGCTGAGCATACATCAA ATTTTGCTTTGCTCAATCGGGGAAGTGAAAATATTCTGACTCCTCTGAAGACAGTTGACAAAAATaatgaaagaaataaaaagtGCCGTGAAGCTTATCAGAAAAGGAGTGTTGAAACACAGAACAAATCAATTCCTGCAG ATTCGCCCTCGGTAAACTTGGTGAAGCCTAATTTCACCAACGGCTGCACAGATGTCCCACCAG GTTGGAAAGGGATTGGTGAGTGTCAGCTCAGAAGTTCACATTGCAGCATGACCACCGTGTTGAGTGTCAGCTAA
- the LOC120703431 gene encoding uncharacterized protein LOC120703431 isoform X2, whose product MDPLNDTRDEQREEKNRKWRESYQQEKVCAASMTDEQREEKNRKWREAYKRKKCHAHKKENMPVDSYTGNPITNASNVCVISAMAEHTSNFALLNRGSENILTPLKTVDKNNERNKKCREAYQKRSVETQNKSIPAERETFTEDHPYSDSPSVNLVKPNFTNGCTDVPPGWKGIGECQLRSSHCSMTTVLSVS is encoded by the exons ATGGATCCTCTGAACGATACTAGAG ATGAGCAAAGGGAGGAGAAGAACAGGAAGTGGCGTGAGTCGTATCAACAGGAAAAAGTCTGTGCTGCCTCGATGACTGATGAGCAAAGGGAGGAGAAGAACAGGAAGTGGCGCGAGGCATATAAGAGGAAGAAGTGTCATGCACACAAGAAGGAAAATATGCCAG TGGATTCATATACAGGTAATCCTATTACTAATGCATCCAACGTATGCGTTATTTCTGCAATGGCTGAGCATACATCAA ATTTTGCTTTGCTCAATCGGGGAAGTGAAAATATTCTGACTCCTCTGAAGACAGTTGACAAAAATaatgaaagaaataaaaagtGCCGTGAAGCTTATCAGAAAAGGAGTGTTGAAACACAGAACAAATCAATTCCTGCAG AAAGAGAGACTTTTACTGAGGACCATCCTTATTCAGATTCGCCCTCGGTAAACTTGGTGAAGCCTAATTTCACCAACGGCTGCACAGATGTCCCACCAG GTTGGAAAGGGATTGGTGAGTGTCAGCTCAGAAGTTCACATTGCAGCATGACCACCGTGTTGAGTGTCAGCTAA
- the LOC120703431 gene encoding uncharacterized protein LOC120703431 isoform X4, with amino-acid sequence MDPLNDTRDEQREEKNRKWRESYQQEKVCAASMTDEQREEKNRKWREAYKRKKCHAHKKENMPVDSYTDFALLNRGSENILTPLKTVDKNNERNKKCREAYQKRSVETQNKSIPAGLRFRPMFALLFSVDSPSVNLVKPNFTNGCTDVPPGWKGIGECQLRSSHCSMTTVLSVS; translated from the exons ATGGATCCTCTGAACGATACTAGAG ATGAGCAAAGGGAGGAGAAGAACAGGAAGTGGCGTGAGTCGTATCAACAGGAAAAAGTCTGTGCTGCCTCGATGACTGATGAGCAAAGGGAGGAGAAGAACAGGAAGTGGCGCGAGGCATATAAGAGGAAGAAGTGTCATGCACACAAGAAGGAAAATATGCCAG TGGATTCATATACAG ATTTTGCTTTGCTCAATCGGGGAAGTGAAAATATTCTGACTCCTCTGAAGACAGTTGACAAAAATaatgaaagaaataaaaagtGCCGTGAAGCTTATCAGAAAAGGAGTGTTGAAACACAGAACAAATCAATTCCTGCAGGTTTGCGTTTTAGACCCATGTTTGCACTACTTTTTTCTGTAG ATTCGCCCTCGGTAAACTTGGTGAAGCCTAATTTCACCAACGGCTGCACAGATGTCCCACCAG GTTGGAAAGGGATTGGTGAGTGTCAGCTCAGAAGTTCACATTGCAGCATGACCACCGTGTTGAGTGTCAGCTAA